A window of Leptotrichia wadei contains these coding sequences:
- a CDS encoding transketolase, producing MNSDYIEKVKEMKKLAANIRINTLKSLTNLGFGHYGGSLSIVEILAVLYGGIMNINPKNPHWEERDYFVLSKGHAGPALYATLALKGFFPLEEIYALNQNGTNLPSHPDRLKTKGVDATTGSLGQGISIATGIAKALQMDKKSNRVFCIVGDGEINEGQCWEAFQFIAHHNLNNLTVFLDYNKKQLDGALDEIIKPFSFEEKMKSFGFDVVTVKGNDIKKMYDILKVPRKSNEKPLFVILDTIKGQGVKYIEKMKNSHHLRLTDELKQEIEKAIKDLESEVE from the coding sequence ATGAATAGTGATTATATTGAAAAAGTGAAAGAAATGAAAAAATTGGCTGCCAATATTAGAATAAACACATTAAAATCCCTTACCAATCTAGGCTTTGGGCATTATGGTGGAAGTTTATCAATCGTTGAAATATTGGCGGTACTGTATGGTGGCATCATGAATATCAATCCCAAAAACCCACATTGGGAAGAAAGAGATTACTTTGTGCTGTCAAAAGGGCATGCAGGTCCTGCACTATATGCAACTTTAGCTTTAAAAGGATTTTTCCCGCTTGAAGAAATTTACGCATTAAATCAGAATGGAACAAATTTGCCAAGCCATCCAGATAGACTCAAAACAAAAGGAGTTGACGCCACAACAGGCTCTCTGGGACAAGGAATCTCAATTGCCACAGGAATTGCAAAAGCCTTGCAAATGGATAAAAAGTCTAATAGGGTATTCTGCATTGTTGGAGATGGGGAAATAAACGAAGGACAGTGCTGGGAAGCATTTCAGTTTATCGCTCATCATAACTTAAATAATTTAACGGTATTCCTCGATTACAACAAAAAACAGCTGGACGGTGCTTTGGATGAAATAATAAAGCCATTCTCTTTTGAGGAAAAAATGAAATCATTCGGCTTTGATGTTGTTACTGTAAAAGGAAATGATATTAAAAAAATGTACGATATTTTGAAAGTGCCTCGTAAAAGCAATGAAAAACCACTATTTGTAATACTTGACACTATAAAAGGGCAAGGTGTCAAATACATCGAAAAAATGAAAAATTCTCATCATCTAAGATTAACTGATGAACTAAAGCAGGAAATTGAAAAGGCGATAAAGGATTTGGAAAGCGAGGTGGAATAA
- a CDS encoding PTS ascorbate transporter subunit IIC: protein MKGLLTLIVDILKVPSILVGLIAMIGLLVQKKPFTDIVKGTIKTILGFLVLGGGAGLVVSSLGPMGSMFEQGFHVQGIVPNNEAIVSMALKEYGTATALIMALGMFWNIFIARFTKLKYIFLTGHHTLYMACMIGIILKVGGFNGPLLIIIGSLTLGLVMAIFPALAQPYVRKITGSDDVGFGHFSTIGYVLSGFVGSLVGKGSKSTEEMKLPKNLSFLRDSSISISLTMMMIYLILALVAGKGYVEKELSGGDNYLVFAVIQAITFAAGVYIILSGVRLVLAEIVPAFVGFSEKLVPNAKPALDCPIVFPYAPNAVLIGFLCSFLGGIVGLFMLGMLKWTLILPGVVPHFFCGATAGVFGNATGGRRGASIGAFANGLLLTFLPVILLPVLGNLGFANTTFSDADFVTVGIVLGNMAKHISPVVISGIIVGITAILVAFGFVPSKKSK, encoded by the coding sequence ATGAAAGGCTTATTAACTCTTATTGTGGACATTTTAAAAGTCCCGTCAATTTTAGTTGGATTAATAGCAATGATTGGGTTATTAGTTCAGAAAAAACCATTTACAGACATAGTAAAAGGTACAATTAAAACTATTTTAGGATTTTTGGTATTAGGTGGGGGAGCAGGACTTGTTGTAAGTTCATTAGGGCCTATGGGTAGTATGTTTGAACAAGGATTTCACGTTCAAGGAATCGTTCCTAATAACGAAGCAATTGTGTCAATGGCGTTAAAAGAATATGGTACAGCAACAGCACTAATAATGGCTCTTGGAATGTTCTGGAACATATTTATTGCAAGATTTACAAAATTAAAATATATTTTCCTTACAGGGCACCATACTTTGTATATGGCATGTATGATTGGAATAATATTAAAAGTTGGAGGATTTAACGGACCTTTATTAATAATCATCGGCTCACTTACTTTAGGACTTGTAATGGCGATATTTCCTGCGTTGGCACAACCTTATGTTAGAAAAATTACTGGAAGTGATGATGTTGGATTTGGGCATTTCAGCACAATAGGATATGTTTTATCAGGATTTGTCGGTTCTCTAGTTGGAAAAGGTTCAAAATCAACAGAAGAAATGAAATTGCCTAAAAACTTGAGTTTTTTAAGAGACAGCTCTATTTCAATCTCATTGACTATGATGATGATTTACTTAATTTTGGCATTAGTTGCAGGAAAAGGCTATGTTGAAAAGGAACTAAGCGGCGGAGATAATTATTTGGTATTTGCAGTTATTCAAGCTATAACATTTGCAGCTGGAGTTTACATTATTTTATCAGGTGTTAGACTTGTCCTTGCAGAAATAGTTCCAGCCTTTGTAGGATTTTCTGAAAAGCTTGTACCAAATGCAAAACCTGCGTTAGATTGCCCAATCGTATTCCCTTATGCGCCAAATGCCGTATTAATTGGATTTTTATGCAGCTTTTTAGGAGGAATTGTTGGATTATTTATGCTTGGTATGTTAAAATGGACTCTTATCTTACCAGGAGTAGTACCTCACTTCTTCTGTGGAGCGACAGCGGGTGTATTTGGAAACGCCACTGGTGGTAGAAGAGGAGCTTCAATCGGAGCCTTTGCAAATGGATTATTATTAACATTCTTACCTGTAATTTTATTACCAGTATTAGGAAATCTAGGATTTGCAAATACAACATTCTCTGATGCAGATTTTGTAACAGTAGGAATCGTATTAGGAAATATGGCAAAACATATATCTCCAGTAGTAATTTCTGGAATAATTGTTGGAATAACTGCTATTTTAGTAGCCTTTGGATTTGTACCTTCAAAAAAATCAAAATAA
- a CDS encoding PTS sugar transporter subunit IIB, producing the protein MKIMAVCGSGLGSSFMVEMNIKKVLKKIGVEAEVEHSDLASALPGAADVFVMGKDIAESATVPADKLIVLDSIISMPELEEKLTDYFKK; encoded by the coding sequence ATGAAAATTATGGCAGTTTGTGGATCAGGATTAGGAAGCAGCTTTATGGTGGAAATGAACATTAAAAAGGTTCTTAAAAAAATTGGTGTGGAAGCTGAAGTTGAGCATTCTGACTTGGCATCAGCACTTCCTGGAGCGGCAGATGTATTTGTAATGGGAAAGGATATTGCAGAAAGCGCAACAGTTCCAGCTGATAAATTAATTGTTTTAGACAGCATTATAAGTATGCCTGAACTGGAAGAAAAATTAACAGATTATTTCAAAAAATAA
- a CDS encoding PTS sugar transporter subunit IIA yields MLEKILDGNIQIIDSVSDWKESIKIAGKPLLQKNIITENYITAMIESIEKLGFYVILRENLAMPHARPEDGTLGTGVSLLKLNNPVYYGDSKVQLVFVLATKDADSHMEILMQLMELFQDDESIEKLINSKDYDEILEIIKNIA; encoded by the coding sequence ATGTTAGAAAAAATACTTGATGGCAATATACAAATAATAGATTCAGTATCTGACTGGAAAGAAAGTATCAAAATCGCAGGAAAACCTCTGCTACAAAAAAATATAATAACGGAAAATTATATAACAGCTATGATAGAAAGCATTGAAAAACTAGGTTTTTACGTCATTTTAAGGGAAAACCTGGCAATGCCGCATGCAAGGCCCGAAGATGGTACATTGGGAACTGGAGTGAGCCTTTTAAAACTCAATAATCCAGTATATTATGGCGATTCTAAAGTACAGCTGGTATTTGTGCTGGCAACTAAAGATGCTGATAGTCATATGGAAATACTTATGCAATTAATGGAATTGTTTCAAGATGACGAAAGTATTGAAAAATTAATAAATTCAAAAGATTATGACGAAATATTAGAAATTATAAAAAATATTGCTTAA